A section of the Candidatus Margulisiibacteriota bacterium genome encodes:
- the pilM gene encoding type IV pilus assembly protein PilM yields MGLLSNKSKILIGLDISGGYVRMAQLKISEKDTLLENYAVVEVPQAKEGQDRISVLSSAIKEAAAGFSKDKNREVFAMTSGPDVSIRRVLLPKLSGKELAEAIKWETKTHFPFPVDKVVIDKYVMGPAQDKGIDKLDTWLVAAQKELLEKSWGLTEKAGLPIKGISVPPFAAWNLLRTEGQLKDSTVTVFINMGAEITGISFFDGQKLDFYRELSIAGNNITNAMVGLFVSDNWQMNINYEQAEKIKRQYGIPKEGTEEKTSDGVPLSNILQIMKPVLKRLMNDILRSFDYYKEQYNKTRIDRVIISGGSSKLLNLAEYLSSGLGIKVETLNKLVSIKVSDSIDAKQLEQDLSHLTTSIGLALSRAKEINLYSRKKEALSLSLPFDLERFIPALSLPSPSAKVPAIIASAVLAVFIAAALFTGYNLDKTISFYSKQLEEKKILLTDLKLLSERRAILSKIEKEQAPLRGILTELTNILPPSVTLSGVSYVNASKYLVISGSAPSVQSIGTLLKNIEGSSMFSKTILIEAKKSPSGAESLFNMTFAVDL; encoded by the coding sequence ATGGGCTTGTTAAGCAACAAGTCAAAAATCCTTATAGGCCTTGATATAAGCGGCGGCTATGTCCGCATGGCCCAGCTTAAGATCTCCGAAAAAGATACCCTTCTTGAGAACTACGCGGTGGTCGAAGTGCCCCAGGCCAAAGAGGGGCAGGACCGGATCTCCGTTCTTTCTTCCGCAATAAAAGAAGCCGCCGCCGGGTTTTCAAAAGACAAGAACAGAGAGGTCTTTGCCATGACCTCGGGGCCCGATGTCAGCATCAGAAGGGTCCTTTTGCCAAAACTCTCCGGCAAAGAGCTTGCAGAGGCCATCAAATGGGAGACCAAAACACATTTCCCGTTCCCTGTGGACAAGGTGGTCATCGACAAGTATGTGATGGGGCCTGCCCAAGACAAAGGCATTGATAAGCTTGACACCTGGTTAGTGGCCGCGCAAAAAGAACTTCTTGAAAAAAGCTGGGGCCTTACAGAAAAAGCCGGCCTTCCAATAAAAGGCATCTCGGTGCCGCCCTTTGCCGCCTGGAACCTTTTGAGGACAGAGGGACAGTTAAAGGACTCAACTGTGACGGTCTTTATCAACATGGGAGCAGAAATAACAGGGATCAGTTTTTTTGACGGACAAAAACTTGATTTTTACAGGGAACTGTCGATAGCCGGCAATAATATCACCAACGCCATGGTAGGCCTTTTTGTTTCCGACAACTGGCAGATGAACATCAATTACGAACAGGCGGAAAAGATAAAAAGGCAGTACGGCATTCCCAAAGAAGGCACCGAAGAAAAGACTTCTGACGGAGTGCCTTTGTCCAATATCCTCCAGATAATGAAGCCGGTGCTAAAGAGGTTGATGAACGACATCTTAAGGTCCTTTGACTATTACAAGGAACAGTACAACAAGACCAGGATAGACCGGGTCATAATATCGGGGGGCTCTTCCAAACTGCTTAACCTTGCGGAATACCTGTCCTCGGGCCTCGGAATTAAGGTCGAAACGCTGAATAAACTTGTCAGCATAAAAGTCTCGGATAGTATAGATGCGAAACAGCTGGAGCAGGACCTGTCCCATCTCACTACCTCCATAGGGCTGGCGCTGTCCCGGGCAAAGGAGATCAACCTTTACTCCAGAAAAAAAGAAGCCCTGTCCCTTTCGCTCCCGTTTGACCTTGAAAGGTTTATCCCGGCTTTGTCGCTGCCGTCCCCTTCCGCCAAAGTCCCTGCGATCATCGCCTCCGCCGTCCTTGCGGTGTTCATTGCGGCGGCTCTGTTTACCGGCTACAACCTGGACAAGACCATCAGTTTCTATTCAAAACAGCTCGAAGAAAAAAAGATCCTCCTGACCGACCTGAAACTGCTCTCGGAAAGACGGGCTATACTCTCAAAAATAGAAAAAGAACAAGCTCCTTTGAGGGGGATACTTACTGAACTCACCAACATACTGCCTCCTTCCGTAACGCTCAGCGGTGTTTCTTATGTGAACGCCTCAAAATACCTTGTAATATCAGGTTCGGCACCCTCGGTACAATCGATAGGAACTCTGCTTAAAAACATAGAAGGCTCTTCAATGTTCAGTAAAACTATACTGATAGAGGCAAAAAAAAGCCCCAGCGGGGCGGAAAGCCTGTTTAATATGACCTTTGCGGTGGACCTGTAA